A part of Silurus meridionalis isolate SWU-2019-XX chromosome 18, ASM1480568v1, whole genome shotgun sequence genomic DNA contains:
- the LOC124401525 gene encoding trace amine-associated receptor 7d-like: MNLTELNRSCEHFSCPERSVSPAVYILLYVCSAAVVLLTVCGNLLVIISVCYFKQLHTPTNMLVLSLAASDLLVGLFVMPFHFTWLIESCWMFGHVFCILYNFMSFQLTSVSVGNVVLIALDRYIALSNPFLYLMDVTSTIVRTLICLAWVFSFIYNFVFFYINGNFTGFSPCPGECLVEAFDDLGSLIDLMFIIVIPTGLMLILYFQVFVIARRHANAIRELTRNFKNVSDEMKSERKAAKVLGIVVFVFLACLVPYYVCTLMGKVTSSYIVNNILILFFLNSSINPIIYALFYTWFQKCTKMILTCKILHTDCSFVNVL; encoded by the coding sequence ATGAATCTGACGGAATTGAATCGATCctgtgagcatttctcctgtccagagagatctgtatctcctgcagtttatatcttactgtacgtgtgttcagctgctgtggttcttctaacagtgtgtggaaatctgctcGTCATCATCTCGGTGTGTTACTTCAAACAGCTTCACACTCCGACTAACATGCTCGTGCTCTCTCTGGCTGCGTCGGATCTCCTGGTCGGACTTTTCGTGATGCCGTTCCACTTCACGTGGCTAATCGAGTCCTGTTGGATGTTCGGACACGTTTTTTGCATCCTGTATAATTTCATGAGTTTTCAGCTCACAAGCGTGTCTGTAGGAAACGTGGTTCTGATCGCTCTGGATCGTTACATCGCTTTAAGCAATCCATTTCTGTACTTGATGGACGTCACGTCTACGATCGTTCGCACTCTGATCTGTTTGGCCTGGGTGTTTTCGTTTATTTacaactttgtgtttttttacataaacgGAAACTTCACGGGTTTCTCGCCATGTCCTGGTGAATGTCTAGTCGAAGCTTTCGATGACCTTGGCTCGTTAATCGACCTAATGTTCATCATCGTCATTCCCACTGGTTTAATGCTCATTTTATACTTCCAGGTCTTTGTGATTGCCAGGAGGCATGCAAACGCCATACGAGAACTCACCCGGAATTTCAAGAACGTCTCGGACGAaatgaaatctgagagaaaagccGCTAAAGTGCTAGGCATTGTGGTTTTTGTGTTTCTGGCATGTTTGGTGCCATATTACGTCTGCACATTAATGGGCAAAGTGACGTCATCGTACATCGTCAATAacattttaatccttttttttctgaattcgTCCATCAATCCCATCATCTACGCCCTGTTTTACACCTGGTTCCAGAAGTGCACGAAAATGATTTTAACTTGCAAAATACTGCACACAGATTGTTCTTTTGTAAATGTGCTGTGA
- the LOC124401711 gene encoding trace amine-associated receptor 13c-like: MNVTELNLSDPCAYFSCPGRSVSLAVYILLYVCGAAVILLTVCGNLLVIISVLHFKQLHTPTNTLVLSLAVSDFFIGALMLPALLMWTIESCWILGRVLCTCVWLIAGVLMSLSIYTVALIAVDRYLALSNPFVYTDKISWRTMCAVVYANWCLCVACNVTFYYFNGNFTDFLICPGQCYYFVKDFWSALDLAYSFIFPLSVIIILYTRVFLIAKKHATAIRELNNHTRPQTQKITSHSMKSERKAAKILGILVAVFLLCLLPYFLCSILGYLITLPVGTFRRVMILVFLNSTLNPFIYALFYPWFRKCSKLIVTLQIFQPDSALINILS; this comes from the coding sequence ATGAACGTGACAGAGTTGAATCTCTCGGATCCCTGTGCGTATTTCTCCTGTCCAGGGAGATCTGTGTCTCTtgcagtttatatcttactgtatgtgtgtggagcTGCTGTGAttcttctaacagtgtgtggaaatctgctcgtcatcatctctgttcttcacttcaagcagcttcacactcCGACTAACACACTGGTTCTCTCTCTGGCCGTGTCGGATTTTTTTATTGGCGCATTAATGCTACCAGCATTGTTGATGTGGACGATCGAGTCATGTTGGATATTAGGGAGAGTTCTGTGCACCTGTGTGTGGTTAATTGCTGGAGTTCTCATGAGCCTGTCCATCTACACTGTTGCTCTGATCGCAGTGGATCGTTATTTGGCTCTCTCAAACCCATTTGTCTACACGGACAAAATCTCTTGGAGGACCATGTGTGCTGTGGTTTATGCAaactggtgtttgtgtgtggcatgtaatgtaacattttattattttaatggaaacttcacagattttttaatttgtccTGGACAGTGCTATTACTTTGTAAAAGATTTTTGGTCTGCACTAGATCTTGCATACtcatttatatttccactttctgtcataatcatattatatactcgggtttttctgatcgctaagaaacacgccactgctatcagagagcttaataatcacacacgacctcaaacacagaaaatcacctcccactccatgaaatctgagagaaaagcagccaaaatCCTCGGCATTTTAGTGGCCGTGTTTCTGCTCTGTTTACTTCCGTATTTCCTTTGCAGTATATTAGGATATCTTATTACGCTACCAGTAGGAACATTTCGTAGGGTCATGATCTTGGTTTTTCTTAATTCCACtcttaatccatttatttacgctctgttttacCCGTGGTTCAGGAAGTGCAGTAAATTAATTGTAACTCTGCAAATATTCCAGCCGGACTCTGCATTGATAAATATTCTTTCATAA